In Lapillicoccus jejuensis, the DNA window CAGCGTCACCGGGGCGTTCTGGTCGCTGGGGTCGTGGCTGCAGAGCCTGCCCGCCGCCCAGGAGCGCACGACGCCGGTGCAGCGGGTGCGGCTCGGCTTCCTGCTCATCGCGGTCGGGGCGGTCGGGCCGCTGCTGCTGGCCGTCACCGGGGTCCCGCTGTGGGCCGGGCTCGCGCTGTGGGCGGTGGCCGGGACGGGCATCGGGATCTGCTCGCCGACGCTGGCGACGACGACGCTCGCCCTCGTGCCCGAGGACGGCCGCGGCCGGGTGACGGCCGCGCGCTCGATCGCCTCGGCCGTCGGCCAGGGCGTCGTCCTCGGTGGGGCGGGCGCGCTCGTGGCCGCGCACGCCGACGACCTCGGCGGGGGCGACTTCGGGCTCGTCGCCGCGGTCGCCGTCGCGCTCGCCGCCGTCGGGGCGCTGACCGCCGGGCGGGTGCGCCCGCCCGGCTGAGCGGTCCTACTCCCCGCCGTCCTGGGGGGCGCGCAGGCCCTCGTAGATCTCCTTGCAGGTCGGGCAGACCGGGAACTTCTGCGGGTCGCGGCCGGGCACCCAGACCTTGCCGCACAGCGCGACGACCGGCTCCCCGGACAGCGCGGACTCGAGGATCTTCTCCTTGCGCACGTAGTGCGCGAAGCGCTCGTGGTCGCCCGGCTCCTGCAGCTGCTCCTCGGGGCTGGTCTCGGTGCGCTCGA includes these proteins:
- a CDS encoding DUF3039 domain-containing protein — translated: MSTQPPQDPFAPQPQPAYGEPQGPGTSTGVLERTETSPEEQLQEPGDHERFAHYVRKEKILESALSGEPVVALCGKVWVPGRDPQKFPVCPTCKEIYEGLRAPQDGGE